In the Bacteroidota bacterium genome, AATTGCAAGTAATTAAGTAATTTTGGCTTGTCTTTTCAAATTTAGCCGACTATTTGTCTTGAATTTAAAGGATTTCAAAACATTTCGTCAGTCTTCACTATGTACAAGTATTTAATTCGACCAATCCTTTTTTCTATTTCACCAGAACGAGTGCATCATCTGGTTTTTAAATTTTTAAAGTTAAGTTTTAAAATTCCATTTGTATCTAAATTTGTTTCCAGTTATTTCTGTACGCTCGATTCACGCTTACAACGCACTGTATTTGGAATACGATTTCCGAATCCAGTTGGTTTAGCTGCAGGTTTTGATAAAGATGCAAAACTGGTGAATGAATTAAGTTGTTTGGGTTTCGGTTTTATTGAAATTGGTACTGTTACTCCATTACCACAACCGGGAAATCCATTACCTCGAATGTTTCGATTACCCGAAGATAGTGCATTGATTAACCGCATGGGGTTTAATAATGAAGGTGTAATTGAAGCAGCAAAAAGATTAAAAAAACGAAACAAACATATTTTGATTGGTGGGAATATTGGTAAAAACAAAACTACTCCAAACGATGCAGCAGCAGACGATTATGTAAAATGTTTTGATGCATTGTACGAAGTTGTCGACTATTTTGTGGTTAATGTTAGCTCGCCTAATACACCTGATTTACGCGCATTACAAGACAAGGAGCCGCTTACTGCTTTACTTACCCGTTTAAAAAAACTTGCATCCACAAAACCTTTCAATAAGCCCATTTTGCTGAAAATTGCGCCAGATTTAAGTACGCATCAATTGGATGAGATAATTGAAATTGTAATGCAGTTGAAAATAGATGGAATAATCGCAACTAATACAACAATTGAGCGAACTCATTTGTTAAGTGATAAAACATTAATTAATGCAATAGGCTCAGGAGGTCTTAGTGGTAAGCCTCTAAAGCAGCGCTCAACTGAGGTGGTGAAATATATTTCAACTAAAAGTAATGGGAAAGTTCCAATAATAGCGGTAGGTGGCATACATTCGGCTGAAGATGCACTAGAAAAATTAAATGCAGGTGCAACTTTAGTACAATTGTATACCGGATTTATTTATGAAGGTCCTTCACTTATTAAGGAAATTAATCTAAGAATATTGAGTGCAGAGGCGCATAAGCATTAGGTAACAACTTATTAATTAAGGAATTATTTTACACAAAAACAACGATAAAAAACACTCCGAAAAAATGAAAATAATAGAATGTCCAAGAG is a window encoding:
- a CDS encoding quinone-dependent dihydroorotate dehydrogenase yields the protein MYKYLIRPILFSISPERVHHLVFKFLKLSFKIPFVSKFVSSYFCTLDSRLQRTVFGIRFPNPVGLAAGFDKDAKLVNELSCLGFGFIEIGTVTPLPQPGNPLPRMFRLPEDSALINRMGFNNEGVIEAAKRLKKRNKHILIGGNIGKNKTTPNDAAADDYVKCFDALYEVVDYFVVNVSSPNTPDLRALQDKEPLTALLTRLKKLASTKPFNKPILLKIAPDLSTHQLDEIIEIVMQLKIDGIIATNTTIERTHLLSDKTLINAIGSGGLSGKPLKQRSTEVVKYISTKSNGKVPIIAVGGIHSAEDALEKLNAGATLVQLYTGFIYEGPSLIKEINLRILSAEAHKH